One part of the Dermacentor andersoni chromosome 2, qqDerAnde1_hic_scaffold, whole genome shotgun sequence genome encodes these proteins:
- the LOC126542426 gene encoding palmitoyltransferase ZDHHC20-like produces MPGITECIDWLPVVGGWLVKAWGYYAYVIVFCGSVVNDDAVRLTFIVGFHVLLVLLLWSELATIVTPAPSVPAYFTLNELDLQLLQEARTEEQRKGFLEVLGRQRGILTRDLDGAVRYCEVCRRIKPDRAHHCSVCRRCVLKMDHHCPWFNNCVCFSTYKAFLLTNLYVILLCTYALFTAASHFHEVPWNHWRVTGPAVQVATMAVVAVAFSVSVGSFFHFHVTLLALNRTTLESLRSPRFVDKGDTFDIGCSNNFAEVFGRSRLLWPFPVFTSLGDGSRFPTKLHPHNREYFRASAI; encoded by the exons ATGCCCGGCATCACAGAGTGCATCGACTGGCTTcccgtggtgggcggctggctGGTGAAGGCGTGGGGCTACTACGCCTACGTGATCGTGTTCTGCGGCTCCGTGGTGAACGACGACGCGGTGCGGTTGACCTTCATCGTGGGCTTCCacgtgctgctggtgctgctgctgtggtccGAGCTGGCCACCATCGTCACCCCCGCGCCGTCCGTGCCTGCCTACTTCACCCTGAACGAGCTGGACCTGCAGCTGCTGCAGGAGGCGCGCACCGAGGAGCAGCGCAAGGGTTTCCTCGAGGTCCTGGGCCGCCAGCGCGGCATCCTCACCCGGGATCTGGACGGCGCCGTGCGCTACTGCGAGGTGTGCCGACGCATCAAGCCCGACCGGGCGCACCACTGCTCCGTGTGCCGACGCTGCGTGCTCAAGATGGACCACCACTGCCCGTGGTTCAACAACTGCGTCTGCTTCAGCACCTACAAGGCGTTCCTGCTGACCAACCTGTACGTCATCCTGTTGTGCACGTACGCGCTGTTCACGGCCGCAAGCCACTTCCACGAGGTGCCCTGGAACCACTGGCGCGTCACTGGGCCCGCCGTACAG GTCGCCACCATGGCTGTCGTGGCGGTAGCCTTCTCGGTGTCCGTCGGCTCCTTCTTCCACTTCCACGTCACGCTGTTGGCGCTCAACCGGACCACGCTGGAGTCGCTGCGCAGCCCACGGTTCGTGGACAAAGGCGACACGTTCGACATCGGCTGCAGCAACAACTTCGCCGAGGTGTTCGGCCGCAGTCGGCTCCTGTGGCCGTTCCCCGTATTCACGAGCCTGGGCGACGGCTCGCGCTTCCCCACCAAGCTGCACCCGCACAACCGCGAGTACTTCCGGGCCAGCGCCATTTAA
- the LOC126542425 gene encoding palmitoyltransferase ZDHHC15B-like encodes MALLGSDGSGETGDLPPAFPRKPRNASRRNPCVTATGHCIAALVRLLRALLCPIVGCHKRFRGVFALLRLMPIVVEFIVLGWEYHTYVLVMCRHLLADSGLAYRLSRLLGFHVTLFGALWPFERLLRTPLKPVPVCFYVMQRMDSDDRRRRYCYRCHVIKPDRCHHCQMCGTCVLKMDHHCPWFNTCVSFANYKYFILFLFYSFVHCAFVSWTTFPHFGITPRLVLGFWPELNITFLFLLSLFFGLAFVGLLFYHLFLLCFNCTTLEMIARQGFRRYDVGVCRNIAQVMGPRKLLWLVPVYTSLGDGAVFPLRSDVAKNAWAV; translated from the coding sequence ATGGCGCTGCTGGGTTCCGACGGCAGCGGAGAGACCGGCGATCTCCCGCCAGCCTTCCCGCGCAAACCTCGCAACGCCTCTCGTCGGAACCCCTGCGTCACGGCCACGGGCCATTGCATCGCCGCTCTGGTGCGGCTCCTGCGGGCCTTGCTTTGCCCGATAGTCGGCTGTCACAAGCGGTTCCGGGGCGTCTTCGCCCTGTTGCGGCTCATGCCCATCGTTGTCGAGTTCATCGTGCTCGGCTGGGAGTACCACACGTACGTGCTGGTGATGTGCCGCCACCTGCTGGCGGACAGCGGCCTGGCCTACAGGCTGTCGCGCCTGCTCGGCTTCCACGTCACGCTGTTTGGCGCGCTGTGGCCTTTCGAGCGGCTGCTGCGCACGCCGCTCAAGCCGGTGCCCGTCTGCTTCTACGTGATGCAGCGCATGGACAGCGACGACCGGCGCCGGCGCTACTGCTACCGTTGTCACGTGATCAAGCCCGACCGGTGCCACCACTGCCAGATGTGCGGCACGTGCGTGCTCAAGATGGACCACCACTGTCCCTGGTTCAACACGTGCGTCTCATTCGCCAACTACAAGTACTTCatcctcttcctcttctactcgTTCGTGCACTGCGCCTTCGTGTCCTGGACCACGTTTCCCCACTTCGGCATCACGCCGCGCCTCGTTCTGGGCTTCTGGCCCGAGCTCAACATCACTTTCCTCTTCCTCCTGTCGCTATTCTTCGGCCTGGCCTTCGTCGGTCTGCTGTTCTACCACCTGTTCCTCCTGTGCTTCAACTGCACCACGCTGGAGATGATTGCGCGGCAGGGGTTTCGACGCTACGACGTCGGCGTGTGCAGGAACATCGCGCAGGTGATGGGACCGCGCAAGCTGCTCTGGCTGGTGCCCGTCTACACCAGCCTCGGAGACGGGGCAGTCTTTCCCCTGCGCTCGGACGTCGCCAAAAACGCGTGGGCGGTGTGA